A region from the Schistocerca serialis cubense isolate TAMUIC-IGC-003099 chromosome 1, iqSchSeri2.2, whole genome shotgun sequence genome encodes:
- the LOC126476275 gene encoding 27 kDa hemolymph protein-like, giving the protein MKFLAGLLFIIGGLVCAEISSSDTIDTKELAKNVQERLSGVTKIPTSVDDIPQETVEELVQDTQMKVEEKCRKVGGEAAFLRAQNAKNELMDCIQNLINITELQQKVEDAKPVGKLDEVSREYCHKSPVLKNCIQNFTDAAEGCLEEAEKESVRTTLNITNAILDFICHKQGDRIALFIAEGGQDCLNKTSTEIQECMNSTLGKLVPQEKSNIESLPQLVLGEKECVAMQNMQTCTVNVMEEKCAEPTPANIIESMFRFIIKMTPCAKWVNEKTGGAATAITSVWRLIVASVIPAVFLAL; this is encoded by the exons ATGAAGTTCCTCGCTGGTTTACTATTCATTATTGGAG GTCTGGTTTGTGCCGAAATTAGCAGCTCTGATACCATTGACACTAAAGAGCTGGCAAAAAATGTGCAAGAGCGTTTATCAGGAGTGACAAAAATACCAACTAGCGTGGATGACATACCCCAAGAAACGGTAGAAGAACTTGTGCAGGATACTCAGATGAAAGTAgaagaaaaatgtagaaaagttGGAGGTGAAGCAGCATTCTTACGTGCTcag AATGCGAAGAATGAATTGATGGACTGTATTCAGAATCTAATCAACATAACAGAACTTCAGCAGAAGGTAGAAGATGCTAAGCCTGTTGGAAAGCTGGATGAAGTGTCTAGAGAATACTGCCA CAAATCTCCCGTCTTGAAAAACTGCATTCAAAACTTTACAGACGCTGCTGAAGGTTGTTTGGAAGAGGCAGAGAAAGAAAGTGTTCGAACTACATTAAACATAACGAATGCAATTCTGGATTTTATTTGCCACAAGCAGGGTGATCGTATTGCAT TATTCATTGCAGAAGGTGGTCAAGATTGCCTGAATAAAACTTCAACTGAAATACAGGAATGTATGAATTCAACTCTTGGGAAATTGGTTCCTCAGGAAAAGTCTAACATTGAATCTCTTCCTCAGTTGGTCCTGGGTGAAAAGGAGTGTGT GGCAATGCAAAATATGCAGACATGTACTGTGAATGTAATGGAAGAAAAATGTGCAGAGCCGACACCTGCCAATATAATTGAAAGCATGTTCAGATTCATTATAAAGATGACTCCCTGTGCAAAGTGGGTGAATGAAAAGACAGGGGGAGCAGCAACTGCTATCACCTCAGTATGGAGATTAATAGTGGCATCAGTTATTCCAGCTGTGTTCCTCGCTTTATAA